The genomic DNA CACGAGTCCGAACTCTGCGCCCTTGGCGGGGACGCCAATCGGTGCGCCTGTAAGTTGCCTGAAGGCCAGCGCGTGCATGGATACGCCGGTCGCGCCAACCGGATGTCCCTTTGCTTTCAGGCCGCCCGACAGATTTACCGGGAGGCATCCGTCGGCGTACACCGTTCCCTCATCCAGCACCTTATAGCCCTGGCCTCGCGGCGCCAGGCCCATCGCTTCGTAGATAAGCAGTTCAGCGATGGTGAAGCAATCGTGAACTTCCGCGAAGTCGATGTCAGCGAGTGTGAGGTCTGCGTGTTGAAGCGCCGACGAAATGGCTCGTTGTGGACCTTCGAAGGCCAGTACGTCCCTTCCTGCCACCGGTAACATGTCGTTCACATGAGTGGCTGCCTTGATCTCGACCTCGCGGGAAAAGTCCCTTGCGCGATCCGCAGAGGCCAGGACAATCGCAGCGGCACCATCCGAGATGAGTGAACAATCCGTTAGCCGGAGAGGAGAGGCAATGATGGGATTGCTGTCCGAAACAGAGTTACAGTGCTCGACAGTCATCTCCCGATGCATCTGCGCGAGCGGATTTGTGAGTGCATTGGCGTGATTCTTCGCGGCTATCCGTGCCATGTCGTACATCGGATCGCGATAGCGCCCCCCGTACTGTTCGGCAGCAGATGCGAAGAGCTGAGGAAAGCTCTGGGATGCTTCATGAGGGTCGTTCTGGTAGCCAGCGCCGGCGAGGGCACGCGTGACGTGTTCCGTCGAATTGGCGGTCATTTTTTCAGCGCCCACGACGAGGACCAGTTTTGCTGCGCCCGAGCGAATCGCGTTGATGCCAGCGTGAATGGCGGCTGAACCGGATGCGCATGCGTTCTCGCAACGCGTCGCGGGCTTGAACCGGAGACCCTTATCGGCCTGCAACACCAGTGATGCTGGAAACCCGTCCGGTACCATTCCAGAGTTAAAGTGTCCAAGGAACACCGCATCGATCTCCACAGCATCGATGTGTCCGTCACGAAGCGCATCTCGCGCAACGCTTGCGATCAAATCTTCAAGTGTCTGGTCCTTTAACCTGCCAAACGGTGTATGAGCACTTGCGACAATCGATACTCCGTTACTCATTCGCGTGACCTCTATAGGCGTTGTTGGAGATTCGTCGTGTCTCCCGAAAGTCAGAGAGGCACCGCGCTGATCGTTATGGTCATGTTTGCCGTGGCCCTGACCAATCGGTAGCACCGGATCGAATGTATCTCTACGGAGTCACACGGGGCAGTCGTCGGACTACACTAGGGTTGGACCTGATTCGCCGTCTCATAAATTCGCATCATTATTCTGGCGGTAATTCATAATCCTTCGAGCTATGTGATGGCTGCGCGCGGAAGACCACGCCGTTCTTTACCACTGTCCAGCGGACATATCAATCGTCTGCAGGAGATCATCGAATCTGAAGCAGAACAGCCGGCAGTGAAGGACAGGGCGAGAATCGTCCTGGCATGCCTGCAGGGTGCAAGCAACAAGGAGGTGGCAGTGTCATTTGGGACCGGCGAACACACGGTATCCAAGTGGCGTACTCGTTTCCTGACCGCCGGTATTGAAGGCCTCCGGGACAAGCAGCGGTCTGGCGCCCCGAAAGTCATAAGCGGCCGGGTCTTGGCGCGACTGGCCGAAATCGGGACTCAATGTCCCGAGAACCGACCTGGCGCAGATGCAGCGGCGAGCCTGTTCGGTGTGTCCAGGTCAACCGTCGCCCGCGTCTGGAAACACGCTCGTGAGAACGCTGCGCCAGCGACGCCTCGTATTGATGCGTCGAGTGGACAGATTCGATTCGAGATTGTCGGCGCCTACTTCGACCGTAGTCTGAAGGTCATTGCGGTGAGCGAAGAACGGCTGTCCGGGCCGAGCCTGACAGAAGTGACTCATTCTCTTCCTGCTTCAGAGACTCGAATGCTGCCGGAAGTGGTCGGAACGCTGCTAGTGGCCGTTGCGCGAGTCGCGGCCACTACACGGCTGAACAAAGGAACGGACAGCATTCTGGCTTTTGTCGACGAAATGCGCGCTGTCTCCGGAGTTCGCACTGTGCATCTGCTCTGTTTTGGGGAGCGCGCGAGCTGGATGGCACATGTGACGCCCCGTGCGGATTCGCGGGGAGCAATGAGGGCGTATTCGTTCGATGCCAGCCCGTGGCAAGAGTCGTTTGAGCGGGCGCTCCGGGAGCATATGGAAGCCGACCGCATGTCGCGCGAAGTCATTGTCCCGTCAGAGCTCCTTGCGACGATGCGCGGCTACATGTCCGGCGATGACATGCTGCCGCCCCCCGAATGCTTCAGCTGGTCGCCGCGTCGGTCCGGGAACAGTACGCCGTCACGGGGCAAGCACAGCGACCGACGTGATACGGTGGCACGCGCGAAGGACGATGGGCAGGTTCGTCGCGGCAAGGACGTCGAGCTGGCCTTCTACATGGCGCCCGTCGGGTTACTGATATCCCGGCAGCGCGTCGTCGACAAATATAACCAGGCGTTTTGCGGGATGTTTGGGTACGCGATGGACGGTCTGGCAGGCAAATCACTTGAGCTACTTTACCCTTCGCGCGACGAGTTCGATCACGTTGGTGAGAGGGCGCTCGTGCTGATGCGGGACACGGGGTTTTATTCGGATGAGCGCATCATGAGACGTGTCGACGACAGTCTCTTCTGGTGCCACGTTTCCGGTCGAGCTATCGACCGGAGCGATCCGTTTGCAGCTGCTGTCTGGACGTTCGAAGACCTATCATCTGTCCGGCCTGTCACAACCGACCTCACGACGAGGGAGCGACAAATTGCACAGTTTCTGGTGAACGGCAAAAGCAGCAAGCAGGTCGCGAAGGACCTCAACATCAGTCACCGAACCGTTGAAGCGCACAGGGCGCGCTTGATGCGAAAGTACGGCGTCGGCACTACGAGTGAACTCATTGCGCATCTGATCGGCCGGCGAAGCAAATAGCCCGTTCTAGCGGCGTGCTTCAGTCCGCGCAACTGGCTGATATTAATGCGCCTGCTGCACCTTGAAGCAATCGTACGGCTTCTCCGGCTTCGAATATCTGTGTGCTCACAAATGCTCCGTTGATAAGCACAGCAAGCTGTCCCGCCAACATGTCCGGATCTACAACATTGAGCCGCGATGCGACGAGCTTCAATCGCTGACGCAATTCGCGCTTGTGCGCCGTCGAGACTTTCCTGGCCGGGTGGTCTGCCTCTGGGAATTCGGCCGCTACATTGAGTTGGGGGCAGCCACGGTAATCCGGTTGCCCGGCGCGCGAACCGATCCATTCCAGTTGAGCATCGAGTTCGCCCTTTGGGTCCTCAGCGAACTGGCTCGCGACGCGATCCCACGTTTCCCAGAAGCAGCGGTCCTCTCGTTCGAGAAAGGCAGCGACGAGGTCATCCTTGGTGCCAAAGTGGCGATACAGGCTCGTCTTCGCGACACCTGCTTTTTCGACGACCAAGTCGACACCGACGGCACGGACGCCCTGCCTGTAAAACAGGTCAGACGCGGTTTCCAGGATCTTTTTCTTCACATCAATCCCGGCCTGATCTGCACGGCCGACTGCGATTCTGGACATGCTGCAATAGCTTCCGTGAGATATCGAAAAACTGATTTTAACATACACTCGCTTGACGCGATACTGACCTGTCTGTAGCATTCAAACAGACAGGTCAGTATCGTTAAAGAGGATTAAGGATGACTCAAGCCGTAAGCAAGCCCGTTGTTGCAGTGTTCGGAGCCACCGGCCACACCGGTCGGTTCGTTGTCGCAGAACTGTTGCGGCGCAACATGACGCCTGTCGCCATCGCGCGAAATGCCCAGGTGTTGGAGGGGACAGATTTCGGTTCGCCCGAGGTAATCCGTAGGCACGCATCTGTCGACGATGCAGCATCACTCGATAAGGCATTTGAAGGTGCTCAGGCGGTGATCAACTGCGCCGGCCCATTCGCTGACACAGCGCGAGCCGTCGCCGAAGCGGCGTTGCGAGCCAAGGCGCACTACGTCGACGTCTGCGCTGAGCAAGGCGCGGCGAAAAACACCCTGGACATGTTCAATGAGGCTGCACGTAAGGCCGGTGTCGTCGTCGTCCCGTCGGTAGCGTTTTACGGTGGACTAGCGGATCTGCTGGCCTCCGCCGCCTTGGGGGACTGGGATGCCGCCGACACGATCGAGATCATGATCGGGCTCGACAGCTGGCATCCGACGCGTGGCACGCGTATCACGGTGGACCGAAAGGCTGTCGGAAACCTCGTTGTCTCCGGCGGTAAGCTCGTGCCAGGAGAACAACCCCAGCAGAAGCAGTGGGATTTTGGGGAGCCGCTTGGCGACCAGACGCTCGTGGAAGTTCCTTTCAGC from Paraburkholderia terrae includes the following:
- a CDS encoding saccharopine dehydrogenase family protein — its product is MTQAVSKPVVAVFGATGHTGRFVVAELLRRNMTPVAIARNAQVLEGTDFGSPEVIRRHASVDDAASLDKAFEGAQAVINCAGPFADTARAVAEAALRAKAHYVDVCAEQGAAKNTLDMFNEAARKAGVVVVPSVAFYGGLADLLASAALGDWDAADTIEIMIGLDSWHPTRGTRITVDRKAVGNLVVSGGKLVPGEQPQQKQWDFGEPLGDQTLVEVPFSEPILISRHIRANEVRNYLSQIAVQDVLNSTTPTPKAVDDQGRSSQRFVIDVVVTRDDEQRGVSVYGHDIYAASAPLVCEAVTRLLRGEFAAGGTYTPGEIFDARDFLVSVDLGYSATENHSDVMA
- a CDS encoding acetyl-CoA acetyltransferase gives rise to the protein MSNGVSIVASAHTPFGRLKDQTLEDLIASVARDALRDGHIDAVEIDAVFLGHFNSGMVPDGFPASLVLQADKGLRFKPATRCENACASGSAAIHAGINAIRSGAAKLVLVVGAEKMTANSTEHVTRALAGAGYQNDPHEASQSFPQLFASAAEQYGGRYRDPMYDMARIAAKNHANALTNPLAQMHREMTVEHCNSVSDSNPIIASPLRLTDCSLISDGAAAIVLASADRARDFSREVEIKAATHVNDMLPVAGRDVLAFEGPQRAISSALQHADLTLADIDFAEVHDCFTIAELLIYEAMGLAPRGQGYKVLDEGTVYADGCLPVNLSGGLKAKGHPVGATGVSMHALAFRQLTGAPIGVPAKGAEFGLVFNMGGMAVANYASVLQARRS
- a CDS encoding LuxR C-terminal-related transcriptional regulator: MAARGRPRRSLPLSSGHINRLQEIIESEAEQPAVKDRARIVLACLQGASNKEVAVSFGTGEHTVSKWRTRFLTAGIEGLRDKQRSGAPKVISGRVLARLAEIGTQCPENRPGADAAASLFGVSRSTVARVWKHARENAAPATPRIDASSGQIRFEIVGAYFDRSLKVIAVSEERLSGPSLTEVTHSLPASETRMLPEVVGTLLVAVARVAATTRLNKGTDSILAFVDEMRAVSGVRTVHLLCFGERASWMAHVTPRADSRGAMRAYSFDASPWQESFERALREHMEADRMSREVIVPSELLATMRGYMSGDDMLPPPECFSWSPRRSGNSTPSRGKHSDRRDTVARAKDDGQVRRGKDVELAFYMAPVGLLISRQRVVDKYNQAFCGMFGYAMDGLAGKSLELLYPSRDEFDHVGERALVLMRDTGFYSDERIMRRVDDSLFWCHVSGRAIDRSDPFAAAVWTFEDLSSVRPVTTDLTTRERQIAQFLVNGKSSKQVAKDLNISHRTVEAHRARLMRKYGVGTTSELIAHLIGRRSK
- a CDS encoding TetR/AcrR family transcriptional regulator translates to MSRIAVGRADQAGIDVKKKILETASDLFYRQGVRAVGVDLVVEKAGVAKTSLYRHFGTKDDLVAAFLEREDRCFWETWDRVASQFAEDPKGELDAQLEWIGSRAGQPDYRGCPQLNVAAEFPEADHPARKVSTAHKRELRQRLKLVASRLNVVDPDMLAGQLAVLINGAFVSTQIFEAGEAVRLLQGAAGALISASCAD